One genomic segment of Centroberyx gerrardi isolate f3 chromosome 4, fCenGer3.hap1.cur.20231027, whole genome shotgun sequence includes these proteins:
- the kcna1a gene encoding potassium voltage-gated channel subfamily A member 1: MTVVAGDNMDETSAVPGHPQDTYPPDHDDHECCERVVINIAGLRFETQLKTLSQFPETLLGNPKKRMRYFDPLRNEYFFDRNRPSFDAILYYYQSGGRLRRPVNVPLDMFSEEIKFYELGVEAMEKFREDEGFIREEERPLPEREFQRQIWLLFEHPESSGPARGIAIVSVMVILISIVIFCLETLPELKEDPGGRIETVGNITFYYKPNILTDPFFIIETLCIIWFSFELIVRFLACPSKPAFFKNMMNTIDIVAIIPYFITLGTELAEDPDNEGVGEQATSLAILRVIRLVRVFRIFKLSRHSKGLQILGQTLKASMRELGLLIFFLFIGVILFSSAVYFAEAEEQGSYFGSIPDAFWWAVVSMTTVGYGDMVPVTIGGKIVGSLCAIAGVLTIALPVPVIVSNFNYFYHRETEGEEQAQLLNVSNPNIPSETNSSRRSSSTVSKSEYMEIDGDINNSIDNFREANLRTGNCTIANQNCVNKSKLLTDV, encoded by the coding sequence ATGACTGTTGTAGCAGGAGATAACATGGACGAGACCTCGGCCGTCCCGGGCCACCCACAGGACACCTACCCCCCGGATCACGACGACCATGAATGCTGCGAGAGGGTGGTCATCAACATAGCCGGCCTCCGGTTCGAGACGCAGCTAAAAACCCTCTCCCAGTTTCCAGAGACTTTGCTGGGCAACCCCAAAAAGAGGATGCGCTACTTTGACCCTCTGAGAAACGAGTACTTCTTCGACAGAAACCGCCCCAGCTTCGACGCCATCCTGTACTACTACCAGTCTGGGGGCAGGCTGAGAAGGCCGGTGAACGTCCCTTTGGATATGTTCTCGGAAGAAATTAAGTTTTACGAGCTGGGAGTGGAGGCGATGGAGAAGTTCCGCGAGGATGAGGGCTTCATCAGGGAGGAAGAGCGCCCTTTGCCCGAGAGGGAGTTCCAGCGTCAGATCTGGCTCCTCTTTGAGCATCCAGAAAGCTCAGGCCCGGCGAGAGGGATTGCCATAGTGTCTGTGATGGTGATTCTGATTTCAATAGTCATATTTTGTTTAGAGACTTTGCCGGAGCTGAAGGAGGACCCGGGGGGCCGGATAGAGACCGTGGGGAATATTACTTTTTATTACAAGCCAAATATCCTCACAGACCCCTTCTTCATCATCGAGACCCTCTGTATAATCTGGTTCTCCTTTGAGTTGATAGTGCGCTTTCTGGCGTGCCCAAGCAAACCGGCCTTCTTCAAGAACATGATGAACACTATCGACATAGTGGCCATCATCCCTTACTTCATTACATTAGGCACCGAGCTGGCTGAAGACCCAGACaatgagggggtgggggagcaGGCAACATCTCTGGCCATACTCAGGGTGATCCGTCTGGTCAGGGTGTTCAGGATCTTCAAGCTGTCACGACACTCCAAAGGACTGCAGATTTTGGGGCAGACCCTCAAGGCCAGTATGCGAGAGCTTGGATTGCTGATCTTCTTTCTGTTCATCGGAGTCATCTTGTTCTCCAGCGCCGTGTACTTTGCCGAAGCCGAGGAGCAAGGATCCTACTTTGGCAGCATCCCGGACGCCTTTTGGTGGGCTGTTGTGTCTATGACAACTGTGGGCTATGGGGACATGGTCCCGGTCACTATAGGAGGCAAGATTGTGGGTTCTCTGTGCGCCATCGCCGGAGTGTTGACAATTGCGCTCCCAGTGCCTGTCATTGTGTCCAACTTCAACTACTTCTACCACAGGGAGACCGAGGGAGAAGAGCAGGCCCAGCTGCTCAATGTCAGCAATCCCAACATCCCCTCTGAAACCAACTCCAGCCGCCGTAGCTCATCGACCGTCAGCAAGTCAGAGTACATGGAGATTGATGGAGACATAAACAATAGCATCGACAACTTTAGGGAGGCAAACCTCAGAACTGGCAATTGCACTATAGCCAACCAAAACTGTGTAAATAAAAGCAAGCTGCTCACAGATGTGTAA
- the kcna6a gene encoding potassium voltage-gated channel subfamily A member 6a, translating to MTVVSQENHDETVVVAPLLQDAADPEPADQECSERVVINISGLRFETQLKTLSRFPKTLLGDPRKRMRFFDPLRNEYFFDRNRPSFDAVLYYYQSGGRLRRPVSVPADIFLEEIKFYELEQEIIEVFKEDEGMVKEEDRPMPSNEFQQQMWLLFEYPESSGPARMIAIVSVMVILISIIIFCLETLPEFREVPAVPESPGNGSAHGKKPNPFTDPFFMVETLCIVWFSFEFMVRFLSCPSKPAFFKNIMNLIDVVAIAPYFITLGLDLAEDQGSSQQAASLAILRVIRLVRVFRIFKLSRHSKGLQILGQTLHASMRELGLLIFFLIIGVVLFSSSVYFAEAEDSESGFTSIPGAFWWAVVTMTTVGYGDMCPSTMGGKFVGSLCAIAGVLTIALPVPVIVSNFNYFYHRENEEEENVQYVHVTCGQQQPSFGEFESNKSNQSLSISEYLEDDELETQRYPNLNPFETYTGKLTDV from the coding sequence ATGACTGTGGTGTCCCAGGAGAACCACGACGAGACTGTGGTCGTTGCTCCGTTGCTGCAAGATGCTGCTGACCCGGAACCGGCAGACCAGGAGTGCAGCGAGAGGGTCGTTATCAACATCTCCGGTCTGCGTTTTGAGACTCAGTTGAAAACCCTCTCACGCTTCCCGAAGACACTTTTGGGAGATCCGCGTAAAAGGATGCGTTTCTTTGACCCGCTGAGAAACGAATACTTCTTTGACAGGAACAGACCGAGCTTTGATGCCGTCCTCTATTACTACCAGTCGGGAGGGAGGCTCCGGAGGCCTGTCAGCGTACCGGCTGACATATTCCTGGAAGAAATAAAGTTTTACGAACTCGAGCAGGAGATCATAGAGGTTTTCAAAGAAGATGAGGGGATGGTGAAGGAAGAAGATCGCCCCATGCCTAGCAATGAGTTTCAGCAGCAGATGTGGCTGCTGTTTGAGTACCCAGAGAGTTCAGGACCCGCACGGATGATCGCCATTGTGTCAGTTATGGTTATTTTGATATCCATTATTATCTTCTGTTTGGAAACATTGCCTGAGTTTAGAGAAGTCCCCGCCGTGCCTGAGAGTCCTGGCAATGGAAGTGCTCACGGGAAAAAGCCCAATCCATTCACAGACCCGTTTTTCATGGTAGAGACACTTTGCATTGTGTGGTTCTCTTTTGAATTCATGGTGAGGTTTCTCTCGTGTCCCAGCAAACCTGCTTTCTTCAAAAACATCATGAACTTGATAGATGTTGTAGCAATTGCGCCTTATTTCATCACTCTGGGCCTTGATCTCGCAGAGGACCAGGGCAGCAGTCAGCAAGCTGCGTCTTTGGCCATACTGAGGGTCATCCGTCTAGTGCGCGTTTTCAGGATTTTCAAACTCTCCAGACACTCCAAGGGTCTCCAAATCCTCGGCCAGACGCTCCACGCAAGCATGAGAGAGCTGGGACTGCTGATATTCTTCCTGATAATAGGAGTGGTTTTATTCTCCAGTTCCGTTTATTTCGCAGAGGCAGAAGACTCCGAGTCCGGATTCACCAGTATACCCGGCGCGTTCTGGTGGGCTGTGGTGACCATGACCACAGTTGGATATGGAGACATGTGTCCGTCCACTATGGGGGGTAAATTCGTCGGATCTTTGTGCGCCATCGCCGGGGTCCTGACCATAGCTTTACCCGTCCCCGTTATTGTATCCAATTTCAATTATTTCTACCACAGAGAGAACGAGGAAGAGGAAAATGTCCAATATGTACACGTGACTTGTGGACAGCAGCAGCCCTCCTTTGGTGAATTTGAATCAAACAAAAGTAACCAGTCGCTCTCCATATCAGAGTACCTGGAGGATGACGAGTTGGAAACACAGAGATATCCTAACTTGAACCCGTTTGAAACATACACTGGAAAACTGACAGATGTATAA
- the LOC139910291 gene encoding galanin receptor 2b: MTEAVPNTYGLIFACTCGVILGIGFCANLLVFSLFAKYNTLRKNRLDILLLSMTLADFLTLLLIPFTLQSAVSHSWPLGDTSCKVYQFLLAFSLAASTYSLCAVSMTRAMIITNPYQPPTMDLVILMFILVWALSFFISLPLRMFATKESVGPSLANFTFCLPTIHEHHYQVVLSQFVLYYFVPMLVIAFNYVRLALFLHKSPVMSVASARNTRRASVMVFLAAGTFSACWLPGYVLELCVYLGLYRHGQAWEMFYFTCTVLQYLHPCVNPVLYVLLSKRYRHRRAAWLFSCNRNRVHPQVISVTTDSF, translated from the coding sequence GCTGTTCCCAATACCTATGGGCTGATCTTTGCCTGCACCTGCGGAGTGATCCTTGGCATTGGGTTCTGTGCCAACCTGCTGgtcttctctctgtttgccAAGTACAACACGTTGCGTAAGAACCGCCTCGACATCCTCCTGCTCAGCATGACTCTGGCGGACTTCCTCACCCTGCTGCTCATCCCCTTCACCCTGCAGTCCGCCGTCAGCCACTCCTGGCCTCTGGGCGACACCTCCTGCAAGGTCTACCAGTTCCTCCTGGCCTTCAGCCTGGCGGCCAGCACCTACTCGTTGTGCGCCGTGTCCATGACCCGCGCCATGATCATCACCAACCCGTACCAGCCGCCCACCATGGACCTGGTCATCCTCATGTTCATCCTGGTCTGGGCCCTCAGCTTCTTCATCAGCCTGCCTCTGCGCATGTTTGCCACCAAGGAGAGCGTGGGCCCGAGCCTGGCGAACTTCACCTTCTGCCTCCCAACCATTCATGAGCACCACTACCAGGTGGTCCTGAGCCAGTTTGTACTCTACTATTTTGTTCCAATGCTGGTCATCGCCTTCAACTATGTCCGGCTGGCTCTTTTTCTCCACAAGAGCCCTGTAATGTCGGTGGCCAGCGCCAGGAACACCCGCCGCGCCTCCGTCATGGTGTTCTTGGCCGCCGGTACCTTCTCGGCGTGCTGGCTGCCCGGCTATGTGCTGGAGCTGTGCGTGTACCTGGGGCTGTACCGCCACGGCCAGGCCTGGGAGATGTTCTACTTCACCTGCACTGTGCTGCAGTACCTTCACCCCTGTGTCAACCCAGTGCTGTACGTGCTGCTGTCCAAGCGCTACCGCCACAGGAGGGCAGCCTGGCTCTTCAGCTGTAACAGGAACAGGGTGCACCCACAGGTCATCAGCGTCACCACAGACAGCTTTTAG